ATTGGAAAAGACGCAGAGGGAACTCAGTCGGGAAGtgaccaagttgcagcagcaagaaaagaagctcATCAGTGAGATTAAAAAGTCGGCGAAACAGGGGCAGATTTCCAGTGCCAAGATCCAAGCAAAGGATTTGATTAGAACCAAGTCGTACattcaaaagttcaactccatGAAGGCGCAACTACAGGCGATATCGTTGCGTGTGCAAAGTGTACGGTCCAACCAGCAGATGGCCATGTCAATGAGGGACGCTACACGCGTGTTGAGTGGTATGAACAGGTCAATGAACTTGCCTCAGCTATCGAGAATCGCGCAGGAGTTTGCCAAGGAGAACGACATGATGGACCAGAAACAGGAGTTTATGGATGACGCCATTGACGACGCCATGGCGATGGACGAGGACGAGTTGGGCGAGGAAGAGCAGATTGACGAGATCTTGGGCAAGGTGCTTGACGAGATTGGGGTTGACTTGAACCTGAACTTGAATCTAAAGGACACGCCCACGGGTGCGCCCTCACATGGAGAAGCTGTGGGTAAAGTAGCTGAGAGCGTGGGTGCCCACGGCGGTGCCGAGACCGTGGAGGACGACTTGCAAGCTAGATTGGACAGTTTAAAGAAGTAAAGTGACTACATAATGCCAACCCTTTTAAATATCTACTCAATGTATTTCTTGTTTATGAGGTACTCTATTATCTGCTCGGCAGCTTGCTCCACGGTCAAACCTGAGTGGTTTTCCACATGAATCTCTGCGTGCTCTGGCGCTTCATAAGGCGCACTTATACCAGTGAACTCCTTAATGATCCCCTCCCTGGCCTTTTTGTACAACCCCTTGGGGTCTCTTTGCtcagcaacttcaattgGCACATCGACATACACCTCAACAAAGGGCAAGTTGTCCTTTTCGTGCAACTGCCTAGCTAACCGTCTATCTGCTCTGTAGGGGCTAATGAATGACGTCACGGTAACGCAGCACGAGTCGTTGAATAATTTCGCAACTTCGCTTATTCTTCTGATGTTTTCATTCCTATCGGCCTCGCTGAACCCCAAatccttgttcaatccGAATCGAACATTGTCACCGTCGAGCCTGTACGCGTTCAACCCTCTTGCTAAAATCGACTGTTCCAAAGCGCATGCTATGGTGGATTTACCACTCGCTGACAAACCAGTCAACCATACGGTTACACCTTGCTGTTTCCTCAACGCACTTCTCTCACTGTGCGTCAAGTTAGGATGCCATGTTATGTTGGAAGCCATGATAGCGATGCTGGAGTAAAAGTATACGTTGCTGgtggaaaaattttgagcTCAGTCGTTGCTAGATTTTGAAGTGCTAAGAGTGCCGAGATACCTTGTCAAGCTGGCTGCAATTTATCattgcacgtgacttcGACTTTGTCACTGAtaatattttgcagcaatcgGGTGTGAACGCGGCGGGACAGTGCGGTCTCCACATAGATGAGTTTGGGCTTGCTGATGCTGGGGAGTTCTAGATGCATGTGGACATTCACTTCATTGTTTTGCCCCCAGACCAGCACTATTAGGAGTGTATGGGATTGAGGATTGTATGGGATTGAGGAACTGTAAAGTCAAGAGTCCGTATATCTGGATGGTGTTtcatttggtagcgccATCGCAGTTGTAAATGGTGAAGggaaaattttcaaacctcGCCGATAGTCAACCAGGCTAGAACCCAGCTGACAGCGCCAAAGACAATGTACTACGAACTATTTGCTATAGCCCGTATCACGGATCCGTTGCATGTTACAAAGGAAGCCACCAAGATTGCCTCGACAGTTGgtaagttgatcttgaacaacagagGCGTCATCAGGGACATAACGAGCTTAGGCGCAAGACCACTACCCAAGATAGTCTCcagagaacaagaacggCACTTTCAAGGAtacaacttcatcatcggGTTTGATTCCTCGAGTAATGTGCAAGCGCAATTGTTGAGAACATTGCGAAAAGACCCGAGAATCCTAAGGGCCAGTATGAAGAAACacgacttgaccaagagtTTGAATCCGGGGACATCTTTGGAACAGGCCCTTAGGTGAGGGAGCGAGTTTTGTACAGAGTGGGTGACGGTTGGCTTGAATATGGAAAAATGATGACAGTTCCATGACTTGCGTTTGTATAGCTACTCCTTACAATAGAAGCATTGAGTTGTCTAGGCAATCGACATTTTGCTTGTCGTGAAATTACCAAACGCGACACTTACTTCCTCCTTTGCTTGCCATCTCCACACTAGCATACGTTACACGGGTGACTTCAGTGCAGTTgtaaaaacaaacaaagcaaGGGTGTGCCTTACTAGGCATAGCAGGTGCCTGTTTTCGAGGCATGCTGGTAGATGTAAGGTTTATTGTTCTTTGCTTGTGTATAATTCCAGTGTCCCGAGTTGTATGTGGATAAAACCAAAACAGATGAACTGTACACATTCTCACAGAAAAACCCtctacaacaaccaccgttaaaaaaccaaaaaagaaaaaaattcctGGCCAAAGGTGGAACAGCGTTTATTTAGAAGAGGGAGAGGTTATCCACGATCTTGGGTCTATACTTTCTCTTTCAGAGCCAACTTGGTTTATTCAAGGGGGTAGAAATTTATTTTCACTGgctgtttgttttcaaataccCTTGGCGGCACTACAACTGACAGTAGAACCTGAAGATATTGCCACGGCGTGCATGGTCTAAGAGGCAGTAGCGAGAGAACCAgaccaaatcaaaatcaagcctTTGTCTGTGCG
This portion of the Lodderomyces beijingensis strain CBS 14171 genome assembly, chromosome: 5 genome encodes:
- a CDS encoding mitochondrial 37S ribosomal protein bS6m, with the protein product MYYELFAIARITDPLHVTKEATKIASTVGKLILNNRGVIRDITSLGARPLPKIVSREQERHFQGYNFIIGFDSSSNVQAQLLRTLRKDPRILRASMKKHDLTKSLNPGTSLEQALR